From Diceros bicornis minor isolate mBicDic1 chromosome 8, mDicBic1.mat.cur, whole genome shotgun sequence, a single genomic window includes:
- the WFS1 gene encoding wolframin isoform X1, with translation MDSSAPPLSPSGPHPPPPLQPQSRSRLNATASVEQEKSGTSRAPGPQVGPGPDVGDAAAPAGPQGPRARSRERVDGTGPVKGDMETPFEEVLEKAKAGDPKAQTEVGKRYLQLAGDADEEVNNCTAVDWLILAAKQGRREAVKLLRRCLADRKGITSENEQEVKQLSSETDLERAVRKAALVMYWKLNPKKKKQVAVSELLENVGQVNEHDGGAQPGPVPKSLQKQRRVLERLVSSEAKNYIALDDFVEITKKYAKGIIPTNLFLQDDEDDELAGKSPEDLPLHLKVVKYPLHAIMEIKEYLIDVASRAGMHWLSTVIPTHHINALVVFFIISNLTIDFFALFVPLVVFYLSFVSMVICTLKVFQDGKAWESFRTLTGLLLRFEPTLDVAQAEVNFGWNHLQPYVHFLLSVVFVIFSFPIASKDCIPCSELAVVCVFFTVTSYTSLSTSAEPYTRRALVTEVAAGLLSLLPTVPLDWGYLKLLGQTFFTVPLGHFVVLNVSVPCLLYVYLLYLFLRMAQLRHFKGTYCYLVPYLVCFMWCELSVVILLQSTGLGLVRASIGYFLFLFALPILVAGLALMGVVQFARWFVSLELTKIAVTMVVCSIPLLFRWWTKTHFSVVELVKSLTRSSLVKLILVWITAIVLFCWFCVYRSEGMKVYNSTLTWQQYGFLCGPRAWKETNMARTQILCSHLEGHRVTWTGRFKYVRVTEIDNSAESAVNMLPFFIGDWMRCLYGEAYPSCSPGNVSTAEEELCRLKPLAKHPCHIKKFGRYKFELTVGMPYRGADGPRSPEEDDVTKDIVLRASSEFKDVLLHLRQGSLVEFSTILEGRLGSKWPVFELKAISCLNCMAELSLARRHVKVEHDWRSTVHGAVKFAFDFFFFPFLSAA, from the exons GGCCCGTGAAGGGAGACATGGAAACCCCCTTTGAAGAAGTCCTGGAGAAGGCCAAGGCCGGGGACCCCAAGGCACAGACAGAG GTGGGGAAGCGCTACCTGCAGCTCGCCGGCGATGCAGACGAGGAGGTGAACAACTGCACTGCCGTGGACTGGCTCATCCTCGCCGCCAAGCAGGGCCGGCGCGAGGCCGTCAAGCTGCTGCGCCGGTGCCTGGCGGACAGGAAAG GCATCACTTCCGAGAATGAGCAGGAGGTGAAGCAGCTCTCCTCCGAGACCGACCTGGAGCGGGCCGTGCGCAAGGCGGCCCTGGTCATGTACTGGAAGCTCAACCCCAAGAAGAAGAAGCAAGTGGCCGTGTCGGAGCTGCTGGAGAATGTCGGTCAGGTCAATGAGCACG ATGGAGGGGCACAGCCAGGCCCCGTCCCCAAGTCCCTGCAGAAGCAGAGGCGAGTGCTGGAGCGCTTGGTCAGCAGCGAAG CCAAGAACTACATCGCACTGGACGACTTTGTGGAGATCACTAAGAAGTACGCCAAGGGCATCATCCCCACCAACCTGTTCCTGCAGGACGACGAGGATGACGAGCTGGCGGGGAAGAGCCCCGAGGACCTGCCCCTGCACCTGAAG GTGGTCAAGTACCCCTTGCACGCCATCATGGAAATCAAAGAGTACCTGATCGACGTGGCCTCGCGGGCGGGCATGCACTGGCTGTCCACCGTCATCCCCACCCACCACATCAACGCCCTCGTCGTCTTCTTCATCATCAGCAACCTGACCATCGACTTCTTTGCCTTGTTCGTCCCCCTGGTTGTCTTCTACCTGTCCTTCGTCTCCATGGTGATCTGCACCCTCAAGGTCTTCCAGGACGGGAAGGCCTGGGAGAGCTTCCGCACCCTCACGGGCCTGCTGCTGCGCTTCGAGCCCACCCTGGACGTGGCGCAGGCCGAGGTGAACTTCGGCTGGAACCACCTGCAGCCCTACGTCCACTTCCTGCTGTCCGTTGTCTTTGTCATCTTCTCCTTCCCCATCGCCAGCAAGGACTGCATCCCCTGCTCGGAGCTGGCCGTGGTGTGCGTCTTCTTCACCGTCACCAGCTACACGAGCCTGAGCACGTCTGCCGAGCCCTACACCCGGAGGGCCCTGGTGACCGAGGTGGCCGCCGGCCTgctctccctcctgcccaccGTGCCCTTGGACTGGGGCTACCTGAAGCTCCTGGGCCAGACCTTCTTCACCGTGCCCCTCGGCCACTTCGTCGTCCTCAACGTCAGCGTCCCCTGCCTGCTCTACGTCTACCTGCTCTATCTCTTCCTCCGCATGGCCCAGCTGAGGCATTTCAAGGGCACCTACTGCTACCTGGTCCCCTACCTGGTCTGCTTCATGTGGTGTGAGCTCTCCGTGGTCATCCTGCTCCAGTCCACCGGCCTGGGGCTGGTCCGCGCGTCCATTGgctatttcctcttcctcttcgcTCTCCCGATCCTGGTGGCCGGCCTGGCGCTGATGGGCGTGGTGCAGTTTGCCCGCTGGTTCGTGTCCCTGGAGCTCACCAAGATTGCGGTCACCATGGTGGTCTGTAGCATCCCCCTGCTGTTCCGCTGGTGGACCAAGACCCACTTCTCTGTGGTGGAGCTGGTCAAGTCCCTGACGCGGAGCTCCCTTGTCAAGCTCATCCTGGTGTGGATCACGGCCATCGTGCTCTTCTGCTGGTTCTGCGTGTACCGGTCAGAGGGCATGAAGGTCTACAACTCCACGCTGACGTGGCAGCAGTACGGTTTCCTGTGCGGGCCACGGGCCTGGAAGGAGACCAACATGGCACGCACCCAGATCCTGTGCAGCCACCTGGAGGGCCACAGGGTCACGTGGACGGGCCGCTTCAAGTACGTCCGGGTGACGGAGATCGACAACAGCGCCGAGTCGGCCGTCAACATGCTCCCGTTCTTCATCGGCGACTGGATGCGCTGCCTCTACGGCGAAGCCTACCCCTCCTGCAGCCCCGGCAACGTCTCCACGGCCGAGGAGGAGCTCTGCCGCCTCAAGCCGCTGGCCAAGCACCCCTGCCACATCAAGAAGTTCGGCCGGTACAAGTTCGAGCTCACGGTGGGCATGCCCTACAGAGGCGCCGACGGCCCCCGCAGCCCGGAGGAGGACGATGTCACCAAGGACATCGTGCTGCGGGCCAGCAGCGAGTTCAAGGACGTGCTACTGCACCTCCGCCAGGGCAGCCTCGTCGAGTTCAGCACCATCCTCGAGGGCCGCCTGGGCAGCAAGTGGCCTGTCTTCGAGCTCAAGGCCATCAGCTGCCTCAACTGCATGGCCGAGCTCTCGCTGGCCAGGCGGCACGTGAAGGTCGAGCACGACTGGCGCAGCACGGTGCACGGCGCCGTGAAGTTCGCCTTCGACTTCTTCTTCTTCCCGTTCCTGTCGGCGGCCTGA
- the WFS1 gene encoding wolframin isoform X2: METPFEEVLEKAKAGDPKAQTEVGKRYLQLAGDADEEVNNCTAVDWLILAAKQGRREAVKLLRRCLADRKGITSENEQEVKQLSSETDLERAVRKAALVMYWKLNPKKKKQVAVSELLENVGQVNEHDGGAQPGPVPKSLQKQRRVLERLVSSEAKNYIALDDFVEITKKYAKGIIPTNLFLQDDEDDELAGKSPEDLPLHLKVVKYPLHAIMEIKEYLIDVASRAGMHWLSTVIPTHHINALVVFFIISNLTIDFFALFVPLVVFYLSFVSMVICTLKVFQDGKAWESFRTLTGLLLRFEPTLDVAQAEVNFGWNHLQPYVHFLLSVVFVIFSFPIASKDCIPCSELAVVCVFFTVTSYTSLSTSAEPYTRRALVTEVAAGLLSLLPTVPLDWGYLKLLGQTFFTVPLGHFVVLNVSVPCLLYVYLLYLFLRMAQLRHFKGTYCYLVPYLVCFMWCELSVVILLQSTGLGLVRASIGYFLFLFALPILVAGLALMGVVQFARWFVSLELTKIAVTMVVCSIPLLFRWWTKTHFSVVELVKSLTRSSLVKLILVWITAIVLFCWFCVYRSEGMKVYNSTLTWQQYGFLCGPRAWKETNMARTQILCSHLEGHRVTWTGRFKYVRVTEIDNSAESAVNMLPFFIGDWMRCLYGEAYPSCSPGNVSTAEEELCRLKPLAKHPCHIKKFGRYKFELTVGMPYRGADGPRSPEEDDVTKDIVLRASSEFKDVLLHLRQGSLVEFSTILEGRLGSKWPVFELKAISCLNCMAELSLARRHVKVEHDWRSTVHGAVKFAFDFFFFPFLSAA, from the exons ATGGAAACCCCCTTTGAAGAAGTCCTGGAGAAGGCCAAGGCCGGGGACCCCAAGGCACAGACAGAG GTGGGGAAGCGCTACCTGCAGCTCGCCGGCGATGCAGACGAGGAGGTGAACAACTGCACTGCCGTGGACTGGCTCATCCTCGCCGCCAAGCAGGGCCGGCGCGAGGCCGTCAAGCTGCTGCGCCGGTGCCTGGCGGACAGGAAAG GCATCACTTCCGAGAATGAGCAGGAGGTGAAGCAGCTCTCCTCCGAGACCGACCTGGAGCGGGCCGTGCGCAAGGCGGCCCTGGTCATGTACTGGAAGCTCAACCCCAAGAAGAAGAAGCAAGTGGCCGTGTCGGAGCTGCTGGAGAATGTCGGTCAGGTCAATGAGCACG ATGGAGGGGCACAGCCAGGCCCCGTCCCCAAGTCCCTGCAGAAGCAGAGGCGAGTGCTGGAGCGCTTGGTCAGCAGCGAAG CCAAGAACTACATCGCACTGGACGACTTTGTGGAGATCACTAAGAAGTACGCCAAGGGCATCATCCCCACCAACCTGTTCCTGCAGGACGACGAGGATGACGAGCTGGCGGGGAAGAGCCCCGAGGACCTGCCCCTGCACCTGAAG GTGGTCAAGTACCCCTTGCACGCCATCATGGAAATCAAAGAGTACCTGATCGACGTGGCCTCGCGGGCGGGCATGCACTGGCTGTCCACCGTCATCCCCACCCACCACATCAACGCCCTCGTCGTCTTCTTCATCATCAGCAACCTGACCATCGACTTCTTTGCCTTGTTCGTCCCCCTGGTTGTCTTCTACCTGTCCTTCGTCTCCATGGTGATCTGCACCCTCAAGGTCTTCCAGGACGGGAAGGCCTGGGAGAGCTTCCGCACCCTCACGGGCCTGCTGCTGCGCTTCGAGCCCACCCTGGACGTGGCGCAGGCCGAGGTGAACTTCGGCTGGAACCACCTGCAGCCCTACGTCCACTTCCTGCTGTCCGTTGTCTTTGTCATCTTCTCCTTCCCCATCGCCAGCAAGGACTGCATCCCCTGCTCGGAGCTGGCCGTGGTGTGCGTCTTCTTCACCGTCACCAGCTACACGAGCCTGAGCACGTCTGCCGAGCCCTACACCCGGAGGGCCCTGGTGACCGAGGTGGCCGCCGGCCTgctctccctcctgcccaccGTGCCCTTGGACTGGGGCTACCTGAAGCTCCTGGGCCAGACCTTCTTCACCGTGCCCCTCGGCCACTTCGTCGTCCTCAACGTCAGCGTCCCCTGCCTGCTCTACGTCTACCTGCTCTATCTCTTCCTCCGCATGGCCCAGCTGAGGCATTTCAAGGGCACCTACTGCTACCTGGTCCCCTACCTGGTCTGCTTCATGTGGTGTGAGCTCTCCGTGGTCATCCTGCTCCAGTCCACCGGCCTGGGGCTGGTCCGCGCGTCCATTGgctatttcctcttcctcttcgcTCTCCCGATCCTGGTGGCCGGCCTGGCGCTGATGGGCGTGGTGCAGTTTGCCCGCTGGTTCGTGTCCCTGGAGCTCACCAAGATTGCGGTCACCATGGTGGTCTGTAGCATCCCCCTGCTGTTCCGCTGGTGGACCAAGACCCACTTCTCTGTGGTGGAGCTGGTCAAGTCCCTGACGCGGAGCTCCCTTGTCAAGCTCATCCTGGTGTGGATCACGGCCATCGTGCTCTTCTGCTGGTTCTGCGTGTACCGGTCAGAGGGCATGAAGGTCTACAACTCCACGCTGACGTGGCAGCAGTACGGTTTCCTGTGCGGGCCACGGGCCTGGAAGGAGACCAACATGGCACGCACCCAGATCCTGTGCAGCCACCTGGAGGGCCACAGGGTCACGTGGACGGGCCGCTTCAAGTACGTCCGGGTGACGGAGATCGACAACAGCGCCGAGTCGGCCGTCAACATGCTCCCGTTCTTCATCGGCGACTGGATGCGCTGCCTCTACGGCGAAGCCTACCCCTCCTGCAGCCCCGGCAACGTCTCCACGGCCGAGGAGGAGCTCTGCCGCCTCAAGCCGCTGGCCAAGCACCCCTGCCACATCAAGAAGTTCGGCCGGTACAAGTTCGAGCTCACGGTGGGCATGCCCTACAGAGGCGCCGACGGCCCCCGCAGCCCGGAGGAGGACGATGTCACCAAGGACATCGTGCTGCGGGCCAGCAGCGAGTTCAAGGACGTGCTACTGCACCTCCGCCAGGGCAGCCTCGTCGAGTTCAGCACCATCCTCGAGGGCCGCCTGGGCAGCAAGTGGCCTGTCTTCGAGCTCAAGGCCATCAGCTGCCTCAACTGCATGGCCGAGCTCTCGCTGGCCAGGCGGCACGTGAAGGTCGAGCACGACTGGCGCAGCACGGTGCACGGCGCCGTGAAGTTCGCCTTCGACTTCTTCTTCTTCCCGTTCCTGTCGGCGGCCTGA